The Geotoga petraea genome segment GTTTTTTCCAAACGGAAAACTATTTGAGCAGAAAAAAAGATGGTTTAGGGATCGGCTTGAGTATCGTGAAAAGCTATGTTACTATGTTGGGGGGGCAAGTATTTTTAGAGCCTTTAGATGAGGGGACTTTGGTAAAAGTTTCTTTCCCTAAGGGTATAAACAAACAAAAGATAAGTAATATAGACCCTTTAGAAGACATAAAAAATGCGCAGAAAATTATAGAACAAAATGATTTAAAAAGGGTTTTAAACATAATAAGCAATACTCTTGAAAACATCGTTAAATCCACTTCTGAAGATAGCGTCTATAGCAACATGGTTGAGCTGCAAAGCATTTTTAAATCAAATAACTTTGTAAATAGTTATGAAATAAACACAGAAATATTGAACTCTTTAAAAGAAAAAGAAACAAGAGAAATTATCGATTATTATAAAGAATTTAAAAATGTTTATGAAACTGTGAGCTATTCTTTGTAGAAATCACATTGTGAGTTGTATAGGTAAAAACAAGTTGTAACTCTATAAAGATAATATAATAAGAAATTTTACTATAAACCTAAATCCATCAAATAATTAATCTTCAGAATATTAACTGTTAATTAATGTTTATTTTACCTTTAGTTGTTGAAATCTCCTTTTTGTTTTGATATAATTTTTTTCGGATATAGATTCCGGCTTAGCTCAGCGGTAGAGCGGGTGGCTGTTAACCACTAGGTCGGGAGTTCAAATCTCTCAGCCGGAGCCAAGAAAAAGAGTCTGCTTTTGCAGACTCTTTTTTTAATATATTGTATATGATATAATTTATCGTGGATGGTAAACAATTTACCATCCAAAAACATCATTTCATAAAGGAGATGAAGAATATAAGAAGGTGTAAAAATGAATAACTTATTTGTGTTCATGGATTATCAGAATCAGCCTGTTGATCCAGAATTAGTAACACAAAAGCTTAACGATTATGGAAAATTGGTTGGAGGAAAGGCGTATGGGCACTGGTCGAAATTTCCTGCAACAATGTTTTCTTTTTCAAGGCACGGTATTGAATTGATTGAAATGCCCGAAGATGGTTTCGGAAACAAGAAGGGTAATGACATTAAATTAGCGGTAGACGCAATGGAAACTATGTTTTCATTACCACATGTAGGGGATTTCGTGTTAGTTACAGGAGATGCTGACTTTGTACCTCTTGTAAAAAAATTAAGGACTTATGGAAAGTCAGTAATTGTAATAGGTAGAAGTAAAAATACTTCTCCCGATATGCAATTGTCTGCGGACACTTACATACCTTACGAAGAAATTGTTAAGTCTGAAAAGATAAATTCTACAGATTCTTTTGATGATATTGTTGAAGAAATCATCAAAATAATGGAAGAAAAGAATTTACAACCAGATGAAATAGTTATAAAAAGAATAATTACGGGTATGGGGATTTATTACGGCACTTTTGGTTACAAGACAATGGCTTCTTTTATAAAAGATATTCAAAAAGAAGTTAAGAAAATAATTTTAAAAGAAGTAGAATATTCTGAATATGAAGAAAACTACATGAGATTCCTTGAAAGGTTGGTTGCTACAAGTGATTTAGCTATGGATGTAGAAAAACTTGCAAAATCAGCAAAACAAAAACATCAATGGATAGCTAAAAACTCCAGCAGTGAAACGCTTAATCATTTCATAATGCAGATGATAAGCAATGGAAGGCTTAGACAAAACAAGAAGGGGTTTTTATATGTTCCTGCTCCAAGAAGATGGGAGATAAAATACGATAAGATTCTTCCTTATCCAGAATTGAGAGAAAAATTTACAAAACATGTTTATGACCTATTCACAAAGGGTAAAGTGTCTACTATATCAGATGCTCTTCACAGAGCAAAAGATGATCTAAATTTAACAAATAAAGTTATAGGTTCTTTTGGGATAGCATTAAAGTTTTCAGGGATGTTCTTAGGGCCTGATGGGTCTGATTATGTTAGTTTGAAAACACCTGTAAAACTTAACGGTAGCTTTGACGAGTTCAAAATTTCTTTAGATACTTTTTATGTAAAAAGAATTTTAAAAGATGAAGATATACATGAAAATTCACTTCCAATAGTTTCAAAATATGTTTTTGATGAATCAAGTCCAAATCCAGTTAAAAAAGTTTTGGATTATCTTGTGAAAGCAAAAGAAGTCAAACTTGAAAAAAGCTATTACAAATATTACAAATAAAGCATTAGCAACCATTGAATTATGATGGTTTTAGTATTAGAAAAATATTTTATGATTTATAAGAATAAAGCTGGCTTTTTAGCCAGCTTTTTTATATAGTGTTTAATATTTTTTTGCTTCTATTATTTCATTTTTATATTTTTTATAAGAAGGAAATCCTTTTTCTTCAGCGATTTGCAGATGATTTTCAATATCATAATCTACCCTTTTAAATTCAGTTTCCATATCTTTATCCTTTCTGATATCGAGAACTATGAAACTTGCCTTAGGAATCTCGTCAAAAGGAAGCCCTACACTTCCAACGTTAATTATCTTTTTACCGTTTATTTCCTTGTAAAAGTATTGATGAGAATTACCACACAATAAGACATCTTCTTCAACATTCTTCAGCATTTCTTCAATTTCTTTATCTGTTCTTTTTGAATCAATAACATCATTATTTGATATTGGAGATCCGTGTACGCATAAGAAACTTTTATCAAATATTTCAAAAGAATCTTTCTCAGGTAATCTACTTAAAAATCTAAGGTTATTATTGCTAAGTTCATTTTTTGCAAAAAGAAAATATTCATAGGATTCTTTTTTTAGTTTGTTTTCTATTTGATTGATTTCTTTTAAATTAAACCATTCATCTGTATTACCTTTAAGCCAAATATATGGCTTTATTTGTTTCATAAATTGAAAACAATCTTTAGGTTCTGGCCCTTTTAAAACCAAATCCCCCAAAAACACTATTTCATCAATATCTTCTGTTTCAATAGCGGACATAACAGCACTAAGAGCTTCAAAATTTCCATGAATATCCGACATAACAGCTATTCTCATAAAATCACCTCTCGTTTATATCATAACTATTATACATTTTTTAAAAAATTAAAAAAATGTTGTATAATTAGATAAAATTAGTTAGGAGGATGAACTATGAATTTGAAAAATTTAACCATTAAAAAAATACAAAAAATGTTTGAGGGAAATGAGCTTACATCAGTAGAATTAACGGAATTTTACTTAGGTAGAATTGCTAATTACAACGGAAGATTGAATGCAATAATAGAAATAAATCCAGATGCTTTAGATATCGCCTTTAAAATGGATCAAGAGAGAAAAAATGGGAAAGTAAGAAGCCCACTTCATGGAATACCTTTTGTTATTAAAGCCAATATTGACACTGGAGATAAAATGAGGACAAGTGCAGGAGCCATTGCATTAAAAGACAATTATGCTGAAAAAGATGCTCATATTGTGAAACTTTTGAGAAAAGCTGGGGCTGTATTGTTGGGAAAGGCCAATTTAAGCGAATTTGCAAATTTCATTTCTTTTAACCTTCCAAACGGATTTTCTGCTGTTGGAGGGCAAACGAAGAACCCATATGGAGATTACGATACAGGTGGTTCGAGTTCTGGTTCTGGAGTAGCTGTAGCAGCAGATTTTTGTACTTTTGCAATAGGGACTGAAACATCAGGCTCTATTCTTTCTCCTGCAAGTTCAAATTCTTGCGTTGGACTAAAACCAACAACAGGAAGTATTAGTAGAACAGGGATAATCCCTATATCACACAGTCAAGATACTGCAGGGCCCATCACTAGAACAGTTGAAGATGCTTACTTGGTTTTCAAAGAAGTAGTTGGATACGACAAAAAAGATGTTAAAACAATTATTGCTAAAGATTATAATTTAAAAAGAAAAGAAAAAAAATCTTTTAAAAACAAAAAGTTTGGATATCATAAAACTATAATAAACTATCTTAGTGAATCTCAAAAAATAGTTTGGGAAGAATCTATAAAAATGTTGGAAGCAAATGGTGCAGAGGTAATACCTTTTGAATATGAGGATATGAATAGAATATCTAATATAAACACATTGCTCTATGAATTTAAATACGGAATAAACAATTATTTGAAAGATAAAAAATTGGAAGTTAAGAGTCTTACAGATGTAATAAAATTCAACCAAAGAAACAGAAAAGCTATTCCATACGGTCAATCTATATTGCTAAAAGCAAACTCAACCTCAGGATATTTAAAAGAAAAAGAGTATTTGGAAAGCTTATTAGACGATAGAAAATATTCAAGAGAAGAAGGTATTGATAAAAAAATTGAAGAATTGGGATTAGATGCCATTATTTCTCCAGCCAATTTTGGAGCCATGGTTCCTGCAAAAGCAGGTTATCCTTCAATCACAGTTCCTGCGGGATACACGGATGAAGGTCCTTTTGGATTTACGTTTAGCCACAAAGCTGGTAGAGAAACGGAAATAATATCTTTAGCTGAATTATTTGAAAAGATGCACGATGTTAGAAAACTTCCAGAATTAAAATAATATCAACAGAATAAATTTCATTAAAAAAATACTTGCTTGTGCAAGTATTTTTTTAATAGTTCCAACCTATTTTTACATCTTAATAAAGTTCTTGTCCAGTACTCAAAGCTATGATCACACCTATTATTGCCATAACCAAAGAAACAATGATCAAAACGCCTTGAATGGTAAAATAAACTCTTAAATTATCTAAAATTTCTTCAATATGCTTTTCATTTTTTCCTTCATCATATTTATAAGCCATAGCGGAGTTTCTGATTTTCATTAGTTTAATAGCCATAAAAATAGTTATAATGCCTGGAATAGCCCCAACTCCATATGCAAAAAGCCCCCCAATTACGCCAATTATTCCTCCAATTAGTGAAAGAATACCTATGAAATACGTCCATTTACCCAGTTTTTCTACTAAATCTACAGAAATCATCTCAATCCCCCCTTTTTAATTATAATTTGATTATAATATATATTTAAGTTGATGACAAGCCATTTTATTTTTATGGTTTTTTTAGTTATAATTAACACGAGGTGAAAAAACTATGAACTTCGATTATCTAAGAGAGAGAATGGTGAATGAAAATCTATTTTCAAGAGGTATAAAAAATGAAAGAGTTTTAAATGCCTTTAAAAAAGTACCAAGAGAAAATTTTATCCCTGAAGAAGAAAAATTACATGCTTACGAAGATCACCCTATACCAATTGGAAATGGTCAAACTATTTCTCAGCCGTATATTGTGTCTTATATGATAGAAAAATTGAATTTGGATAGTAAAGATGTGTTAGAGATTGGCACTGGGTCAGGCTATCAAACAGCCCTTTTGGCAGAAATATTTGAAGAAGTTTATACGATTGAGAAAATTGAAAAATTACAAATAAAAGCAAAAAATGTTTTGGAAAGTTTGGGTTATAAAAATATTATTTATAAAACTGGTAATGGAATAAATGGTTGGAAGGGTAAAAGTTTTAGCAATATAATAGTTTCAGCAGCAGCAAGGCACTTTCCTGACAAGTTATTTGAACAACTAAAAATTGATGGGGTTATGATAATTCCTATTGGAGAAACTTTTTTTCAAAATTTGTACAAAATTACAAAAAAAGATGAAAACAACATAGAAAAAGAAGAATTAATCGGGGTAAGATTTGTTCCTTTAGTTGATGATTAATAATAAGTTGAGGTGATTATATGTACGATAAAAAAGGCTCTTATAAACAAGAATTTAAAATTAAATCGAATATATTAAATATCAAAAAATTGATATATTTTTCTTTAGCGATCGGTTTGATCAGTTTAATGATATCTGCTATTAATTTTTTTAACTCTAATTTAGATGCTGGATTAGTTAATTTGGGTTATTCAATATTTAGTATATTCATTTCATTTAGTTTGAAAATACTTTCAAATAAAGATATTAAATCAATGAAAAAATTGAATACACTTTTTAGTTCTTATATTTTTACAGTGTATTTGTGGGCCTTTAAAGACTACTTTTTTAATGGAAGTATAGCTATGAGTCTTTGGATGTTCAACATGATGATTTTAATTGTTGCGTTTTTATTTAACCAGAATAAGAAAATACATTTAATTAGCACTTTTATAGCTACATTGAGTTTTTCTATTGCATTATTTATTGAAGGATTTCAAATACCTCAACTTATTTTTTATAACTCAATTATATTTTTTGCTTTTATATTTTCTAATTTGTTGAACAACAATTTTTTCGATTTACTCTATAAAAATTATGAAAGTGAGATTTTGATAAATCAAAAAGATAAAGTCATTGATGAAATCAAAGAGGAGGTTAGATTAGAGATACAAAATAAAACTTCTGCGATTGAAAAGCTTTACGAAGAAACATCTAAAACAAATGAAAAATTAAAAAAAACTATGGAGGAATTGAAAAGCTCTTATTCAGATTTAAACAAAAAATCAGAAGAACACTACCTTCTTTTTAGGATATCTATGAAGTTTAGTTCCTCTGATTCAAGTTCAGAAAAAATTGAATACGCATTGAAGTTACTTGGAGAGTTTACAAATGTAAGCAGGGTTTACATAT includes the following:
- a CDS encoding protein-L-isoaspartate(D-aspartate) O-methyltransferase produces the protein MNFDYLRERMVNENLFSRGIKNERVLNAFKKVPRENFIPEEEKLHAYEDHPIPIGNGQTISQPYIVSYMIEKLNLDSKDVLEIGTGSGYQTALLAEIFEEVYTIEKIEKLQIKAKNVLESLGYKNIIYKTGNGINGWKGKSFSNIIVSAAARHFPDKLFEQLKIDGVMIIPIGETFFQNLYKITKKDENNIEKEELIGVRFVPLVDD
- a CDS encoding DUF5362 family protein encodes the protein MISVDLVEKLGKWTYFIGILSLIGGIIGVIGGLFAYGVGAIPGIITIFMAIKLMKIRNSAMAYKYDEGKNEKHIEEILDNLRVYFTIQGVLIIVSLVMAIIGVIIALSTGQELY
- a CDS encoding NYN domain-containing protein, yielding MNNLFVFMDYQNQPVDPELVTQKLNDYGKLVGGKAYGHWSKFPATMFSFSRHGIELIEMPEDGFGNKKGNDIKLAVDAMETMFSLPHVGDFVLVTGDADFVPLVKKLRTYGKSVIVIGRSKNTSPDMQLSADTYIPYEEIVKSEKINSTDSFDDIVEEIIKIMEEKNLQPDEIVIKRIITGMGIYYGTFGYKTMASFIKDIQKEVKKIILKEVEYSEYEENYMRFLERLVATSDLAMDVEKLAKSAKQKHQWIAKNSSSETLNHFIMQMISNGRLRQNKKGFLYVPAPRRWEIKYDKILPYPELREKFTKHVYDLFTKGKVSTISDALHRAKDDLNLTNKVIGSFGIALKFSGMFLGPDGSDYVSLKTPVKLNGSFDEFKISLDTFYVKRILKDEDIHENSLPIVSKYVFDESSPNPVKKVLDYLVKAKEVKLEKSYYKYYK
- a CDS encoding amidase family protein — protein: MNLKNLTIKKIQKMFEGNELTSVELTEFYLGRIANYNGRLNAIIEINPDALDIAFKMDQERKNGKVRSPLHGIPFVIKANIDTGDKMRTSAGAIALKDNYAEKDAHIVKLLRKAGAVLLGKANLSEFANFISFNLPNGFSAVGGQTKNPYGDYDTGGSSSGSGVAVAADFCTFAIGTETSGSILSPASSNSCVGLKPTTGSISRTGIIPISHSQDTAGPITRTVEDAYLVFKEVVGYDKKDVKTIIAKDYNLKRKEKKSFKNKKFGYHKTIINYLSESQKIVWEESIKMLEANGAEVIPFEYEDMNRISNINTLLYEFKYGINNYLKDKKLEVKSLTDVIKFNQRNRKAIPYGQSILLKANSTSGYLKEKEYLESLLDDRKYSREEGIDKKIEELGLDAIISPANFGAMVPAKAGYPSITVPAGYTDEGPFGFTFSHKAGRETEIISLAELFEKMHDVRKLPELK
- a CDS encoding metallophosphoesterase family protein produces the protein MRIAVMSDIHGNFEALSAVMSAIETEDIDEIVFLGDLVLKGPEPKDCFQFMKQIKPYIWLKGNTDEWFNLKEINQIENKLKKESYEYFLFAKNELSNNNLRFLSRLPEKDSFEIFDKSFLCVHGSPISNNDVIDSKRTDKEIEEMLKNVEEDVLLCGNSHQYFYKEINGKKIINVGSVGLPFDEIPKASFIVLDIRKDKDMETEFKRVDYDIENHLQIAEEKGFPSYKKYKNEIIEAKKY